A part of Methanorbis furvi genomic DNA contains:
- a CDS encoding tRNA(Ile2) 2-agmatinylcytidine synthetase has product MITLYPEQVKERFGPLFCRRLLVMTDEKEGVAELHEQCHARGPIEWDHMNRRRAGGALITAKTEGTTMTMTAKIGSYPIKFGPSDTELGGQALEAVIVNGDEVATKWAGAAGAGVGIAACLAQAPGVIRTEYNSEEDLHVGGAHICRSTIVLPKYEKITFGIDDTDTKESGATWVLAMKCGEACTVDGAIFLGMRIIQLNPKAPEKTTNCTGSVITFAVRPDKKEELIKFVREFIEERSVSPDTGICCWSGIKLPKSSYAKRIKTELLTKDEANKEAEKLGVSFIDSANGKGRIGALGALLWANGGVEVAGLYGETP; this is encoded by the coding sequence ATGATTACCCTATATCCGGAACAGGTAAAAGAGCGGTTTGGGCCGCTCTTCTGCCGCCGACTGCTGGTGATGACCGACGAAAAGGAAGGAGTCGCCGAACTTCACGAACAGTGTCATGCCCGCGGGCCCATCGAATGGGATCATATGAACCGCCGCAGGGCGGGCGGTGCACTCATCACTGCAAAGACCGAAGGAACCACCATGACCATGACGGCAAAGATCGGATCCTATCCGATCAAATTCGGCCCCTCAGACACCGAACTCGGCGGTCAGGCTTTGGAAGCGGTCATCGTGAACGGTGATGAAGTCGCAACCAAATGGGCGGGAGCGGCAGGAGCAGGAGTCGGCATTGCCGCATGTCTTGCCCAGGCGCCCGGAGTCATCAGAACCGAATACAACTCAGAAGAAGATCTGCATGTCGGCGGAGCACACATCTGCCGAAGCACGATCGTCTTACCAAAGTACGAAAAGATCACCTTCGGCATCGACGACACCGACACCAAAGAGAGCGGAGCAACATGGGTCCTCGCCATGAAATGCGGCGAGGCCTGTACAGTTGACGGCGCAATCTTTCTTGGCATGAGAATTATTCAGCTCAATCCAAAAGCACCGGAAAAAACCACCAACTGCACGGGGTCCGTTATCACCTTTGCAGTGCGGCCAGACAAAAAAGAGGAACTCATCAAGTTCGTCAGAGAGTTCATCGAAGAGAGATCAGTCAGCCCTGACACCGGCATCTGCTGCTGGTCGGGAATTAAACTGCCGAAATCATCCTACGCAAAACGGATCAAGACCGAACTGCTGACGAAGGATGAAGCAAACAAAGAAGCAGAGAAACTCGGTGTCTCCTTCATCGACTCAGCAAACGGTAAAGGAAGAATCGGTGCTCTTGGAGCACTGCTGTGGGCGAACGGAGGTGTAGAAGTTGCAGGGCTATATGGCGAAACTCCATGA
- a CDS encoding radical SAM protein, translated as MWTSLKAQLLEVGNVKLIGADATEYESKSTAGPGAGGRGSVFFSYEGHRVRLAVTDDSPITIRHIGGGTVMLTYGCIEVLGKLEKPGSHCPGQAYITISGSCIYHCRYCPVPGNAAPTKSIDEIVTLVKNAGDIHAISLTSGVVGTVEEEEKRALDAVEALKQFNLPIGVSIYPVAGTAQRLHEAGAAEVKFNLETATPELFREMCPGMDRDLINAELDTAVELFGKNHVFTNLIFGLGETDDEMKSTIDEVCRRGIIPTLRPFSPAAELKDLPRPGFKRFMNLYKHHRAALASNGLDATKAETMCIACTGCDMVPGLD; from the coding sequence ATGTGGACATCCTTAAAGGCACAACTGCTTGAGGTCGGCAACGTGAAACTCATCGGAGCTGACGCGACCGAGTACGAATCAAAGTCAACCGCAGGACCCGGGGCCGGAGGACGCGGTTCGGTATTTTTCAGCTACGAAGGACACCGCGTGCGTCTCGCGGTCACTGACGACTCACCGATCACCATCCGCCACATCGGCGGCGGAACCGTGATGCTGACTTACGGCTGTATCGAGGTTCTCGGAAAACTCGAAAAGCCGGGAAGCCACTGCCCGGGCCAGGCCTACATCACCATTAGCGGCTCATGCATCTACCACTGCAGATACTGTCCGGTGCCGGGCAATGCGGCACCGACAAAATCCATTGATGAGATCGTCACGCTCGTGAAAAATGCCGGCGACATTCATGCGATATCATTGACAAGCGGCGTTGTCGGAACTGTCGAAGAGGAAGAGAAACGTGCTCTTGATGCAGTGGAAGCTTTGAAACAGTTCAACCTCCCGATCGGAGTTTCGATTTATCCTGTTGCAGGAACCGCACAGAGACTCCATGAAGCAGGAGCTGCCGAAGTAAAGTTCAATCTTGAAACCGCAACGCCCGAACTTTTCAGAGAGATGTGCCCGGGGATGGACAGAGATCTCATCAACGCAGAACTTGATACGGCGGTAGAGCTGTTTGGGAAAAATCATGTCTTCACCAATCTCATCTTCGGGCTCGGCGAGACCGATGATGAGATGAAGTCAACGATCGATGAGGTATGCAGACGCGGCATCATCCCGACACTTCGTCCTTTCTCTCCGGCAGCAGAGCTGAAGGATCTCCCTCGTCCGGGTTTCAAGCGGTTCATGAATCTCTACAAACATCATCGTGCAGCCCTTGCATCAAACGGACTTGACGCTACCAAAGCAGAAACCATGTGCATCGCCTGTACCGGATGCGATATGGTGCCGGGCCTCGACTAA
- the mmp11 gene encoding methanogenesis marker protein 11 has product MAKLHDPYQAPYQEIIAVASSDGKQIELIECFDCIGGGMWVAKHYAQSPLVNSVRKVGTTIRYHITPGSAELQLVGSKFPAGIAGTAVTDNEIAISYLGMGGGGVGASICRAGAKGVLRAETTPCGGGKLAGSTLHLKRMERVIIGIDDTDTPEVGATWALTHNIAREVENDNSRYLSHTITQLFPVAQRTKNCVAVAIEFATTEPETLITNVQKLVEKYTLSDKTGMVVFRGFDPSPLEEYAWMVKRGEITLDQMEAIKKYIDIRIGGSGIIGATAAIPLYTRFEEALLLCGHP; this is encoded by the coding sequence ATGGCGAAACTCCATGATCCATATCAGGCTCCCTATCAGGAAATAATCGCAGTCGCATCAAGTGACGGCAAACAGATCGAACTCATCGAATGCTTCGACTGTATCGGCGGAGGGATGTGGGTCGCAAAACATTACGCCCAAAGTCCGCTGGTCAATAGTGTCAGAAAAGTGGGAACCACGATCCGGTACCACATAACTCCCGGCTCAGCAGAGCTGCAGCTGGTCGGATCAAAGTTTCCCGCAGGAATTGCGGGGACTGCGGTTACTGATAACGAAATTGCCATCTCGTACCTCGGCATGGGCGGCGGCGGAGTTGGTGCATCCATCTGCCGGGCAGGAGCAAAAGGTGTCCTTCGTGCAGAGACCACACCGTGCGGCGGAGGAAAACTCGCCGGCTCAACTTTGCATCTGAAAAGAATGGAACGCGTCATTATCGGCATCGACGACACCGACACGCCGGAGGTCGGAGCGACCTGGGCACTGACGCACAATATTGCCCGCGAAGTGGAGAACGACAACTCACGCTACCTCTCCCACACCATCACCCAGCTCTTCCCGGTAGCACAGCGAACGAAGAACTGTGTCGCAGTCGCGATCGAGTTTGCCACAACCGAGCCTGAGACCTTGATCACAAACGTCCAGAAACTTGTGGAGAAGTACACGCTCTCCGACAAAACCGGCATGGTGGTCTTCCGCGGATTTGATCCGTCACCGCTCGAAGAGTACGCATGGATGGTCAAACGCGGAGAGATCACGCTTGACCAGATGGAAGCGATCAAAAAATACATCGATATCCGCATCGGCGGGTCAGGAATTATCGGCGCAACCGCAGCAATTCCGCTCTACACCAGATTTGAAGAGGCACTGTTACTATGTGGACATCCTTAA